One genomic region from Vibrio sp. SCSIO 43137 encodes:
- a CDS encoding tetratricopeptide repeat protein, with amino-acid sequence MNFMTIALGATGISLLLIFLWMATLSAKKKRLAAEKEERERAYRRAIERQREEEKKERIFKAETGHIPTQLFLAKEAEVHNPREALYWYEQAALQDNEIGMYGVVRVCARAKEDVVLNEKSKFWQIAIEAHNGSAKAKLELGKAFLGGKGIDQNVDKGIATIEEVAEEGNIEAQLFIGDWYIAESNMNPNPKLSAEWHFKAAQQNSSEGQWKLGIHYRDGKGVEKNLTRAIYWFEVAAEQGNAEAQYLAGDVWVGRGSKGNAIAYLWLFLSAYFGHEAAKQRRDDVGNILGVDAVVGLQAMAKPLLRKLTDGALMKHSMIKALNRLYKRESYFPEIDGNEFMVYEPSEIAEDETENPENELNFSYSPMDKNQ; translated from the coding sequence ATGAATTTTATGACGATTGCCCTAGGGGCCACGGGTATCTCCCTACTGTTAATTTTTTTGTGGATGGCAACGCTGTCCGCAAAGAAAAAGCGTCTTGCTGCTGAAAAAGAAGAGCGCGAAAGAGCCTACAGAAGGGCAATTGAGAGACAGCGGGAAGAAGAGAAAAAAGAACGGATCTTTAAAGCTGAGACAGGGCATATTCCGACTCAGCTATTTCTGGCTAAAGAGGCCGAAGTTCATAACCCCAGAGAAGCCCTGTATTGGTACGAACAAGCCGCACTGCAAGACAATGAGATTGGTATGTATGGTGTGGTTCGCGTTTGTGCCAGAGCCAAGGAAGACGTTGTGCTGAACGAAAAGTCTAAATTCTGGCAGATCGCTATTGAGGCACATAATGGCAGTGCAAAAGCCAAGCTCGAGCTGGGTAAGGCATTTCTTGGTGGTAAAGGCATAGATCAAAATGTCGACAAAGGGATCGCTACCATTGAAGAGGTTGCCGAAGAGGGCAATATCGAGGCGCAGCTGTTTATTGGTGATTGGTATATCGCTGAATCGAATATGAATCCGAATCCTAAATTGTCGGCAGAATGGCACTTTAAAGCGGCGCAGCAGAACAGTTCTGAAGGCCAGTGGAAGTTAGGTATCCATTATCGTGACGGCAAAGGAGTAGAGAAGAACTTGACCAGAGCGATATATTGGTTCGAAGTCGCTGCGGAACAGGGTAATGCTGAAGCTCAGTATCTGGCTGGTGATGTATGGGTTGGAAGAGGCTCAAAAGGCAATGCCATTGCATATCTCTGGCTATTCTTGTCTGCTTATTTTGGCCATGAGGCCGCAAAACAGAGACGGGATGATGTGGGTAATATTCTCGGCGTGGATGCTGTTGTAGGTTTACAGGCCATGGCAAAACCTTTACTGCGTAAGTTAACTGATGGAGCGCTGATGAAACACTCCATGATAAAAGCGCTTAACCGTCTTTATAAGCGTGAGAGTTATTTCCCTGAGATAGACGGTAACGAGTTTATGGTTTATGAACCGTCTGAGATCGCCGAAGATGAAACTGAAAATCCAGAGAATGAGCTGAATTTTAGCTACTCACCTATGGATAAAAATCAATAA
- a CDS encoding transposase has protein sequence MTTARKQLVSADVTPYYHCVSRCVRRSFLCGEDPVTQKSYEHRRDWIEHKIYALSQVYCIDICAYAVMSNHYHLVLHINKENASKLSACEVIARWQQLHKLPFLVQSWLEGKLSSDAEKKAVSTIIESWRKRLWDLSWFMKELNFDIACRANQEDSCKGHFWESRFKSQALLDKQALIAAMTYVDLNPLRAGAAKTPESSEYTSIKARLEALTSDLETAPCLHPFTGNPVKKMGIGIPFRLMDYIELVDWTARQYQENKAVLSSSIPPILQRLSINQTIWLKACTRLEHYRSTAVGCACRAKHTRQALRKKRVQLFRLDG, from the coding sequence ATGACAACAGCCAGAAAACAGCTCGTCTCAGCCGATGTAACACCTTATTATCACTGCGTTTCCCGTTGTGTCAGGCGCAGCTTCCTATGCGGTGAAGACCCAGTTACTCAAAAAAGCTACGAGCACCGCAGAGATTGGATTGAACATAAAATCTATGCACTATCTCAAGTGTATTGTATTGATATTTGTGCTTATGCAGTGATGAGTAACCATTACCACCTTGTGCTTCATATCAATAAGGAAAATGCCTCAAAACTCAGTGCATGCGAAGTGATTGCACGATGGCAACAGCTTCATAAACTCCCTTTTCTGGTACAGAGTTGGCTGGAAGGTAAACTGAGTAGTGATGCAGAGAAAAAGGCTGTATCTACAATTATTGAAAGCTGGCGAAAGCGGCTCTGGGATCTGAGTTGGTTCATGAAAGAGCTTAATTTTGATATCGCCTGCCGGGCAAATCAGGAAGACTCTTGTAAAGGGCATTTTTGGGAGAGTCGCTTTAAGAGCCAAGCGCTGCTCGATAAACAAGCCCTAATAGCTGCAATGACATATGTTGATTTAAACCCACTTAGGGCTGGGGCTGCGAAAACACCAGAGTCATCAGAATACACTTCGATTAAAGCTAGATTAGAAGCACTAACAAGCGATCTGGAAACGGCACCATGTCTCCACCCATTTACCGGCAATCCAGTCAAAAAAATGGGAATAGGTATTCCCTTCAGGTTAATGGATTATATTGAGTTGGTCGACTGGACTGCCAGACAGTACCAAGAAAATAAAGCAGTTTTAAGCTCTTCCATTCCGCCTATTTTACAGCGCCTCAGTATAAACCAAACTATATGGTTGAAGGCTTGCACAAGACTTGAGCATTATCGCAGCACCGCTGTTGGATGTGCTTGTCGGGCAAAACACACTAGACAAGCACTCAGAAAGAAACGGGTACAATTGTTTCGGCTTGATGGTTAG
- a CDS encoding glycoside hydrolase family 13 protein — translation MENKWWHNAVVYQIYPRSFCDSDGDGIGDIPGIISKLDYLQNLGVDVIWLSPVYRSPMDDNGYDISDYQDIAPEFGTLEDMKQLLTEAEQRGIKIVMDLVVNHTSDEHSWFLESKSSKENAYRDYYIWRDAKPDGSPPDDTQSIFGGSAWQWDESTQQYYFHLFSKRQPDLNWENPQVHQQVYNMMNWWIDLGIGGFRLDVIDLIGKEIDKGILGNGERLHPLLQQMNKATFGDKDLLTVGETWGANPEIARLYSNPQRNELSMVFQFEHITLTWGDGEKWNPLPLNLPDFKRVLTKWQLELADEGWNSLFWNNHDLPRAVSKYGDDGKYRVESAKMLAIALHLLKGTPYIYQGEEIGMTNVAFDSIDQYRDIETLNFYKMKTESGTSHEEMMAAIYENSRDNARTPMQWDGTHTAGFSQWGERDGTHTVRGKPWIDVNPNYTHINVGQALEDKTSIFYHYQKLIQLRKTYPVIVYGSFVPLFAEHEQVFAYLRQDESHNIAVINNFNSEIVTIETPECLRDKPLELLISNYDCDGQLDEQIDLQPYQSMVFLL, via the coding sequence ATGGAAAACAAGTGGTGGCACAACGCTGTGGTGTATCAGATATATCCACGCAGTTTTTGCGATTCTGACGGTGACGGTATTGGTGATATTCCCGGTATTATCAGTAAGCTGGATTATCTGCAAAATCTGGGGGTGGATGTTATCTGGTTATCTCCTGTCTACCGCTCCCCAATGGACGATAACGGCTATGATATTTCTGACTATCAGGATATCGCACCGGAGTTTGGCACGCTGGAGGATATGAAACAACTGCTCACAGAAGCTGAGCAGAGAGGGATTAAAATAGTTATGGATTTGGTGGTTAATCACACCTCAGATGAACATAGCTGGTTCCTTGAGTCGAAAAGCAGCAAAGAGAATGCTTACCGGGATTATTATATCTGGCGTGATGCAAAGCCGGATGGCTCACCACCCGATGATACTCAGTCAATTTTTGGCGGCTCAGCGTGGCAGTGGGATGAATCAACGCAGCAGTACTATTTCCACCTGTTCTCTAAACGTCAGCCTGATCTGAACTGGGAAAATCCGCAGGTTCATCAGCAGGTCTATAACATGATGAACTGGTGGATTGACCTTGGTATCGGCGGCTTCCGATTGGATGTAATTGATTTAATTGGTAAAGAGATCGATAAAGGTATATTAGGTAACGGTGAGCGTCTGCACCCCTTGTTACAGCAGATGAATAAGGCGACTTTCGGAGACAAAGACCTTCTGACTGTGGGTGAAACGTGGGGAGCTAACCCCGAGATCGCCAGACTGTATAGCAACCCGCAGCGGAATGAGCTGTCTATGGTGTTTCAGTTTGAACATATCACCCTGACATGGGGCGATGGAGAGAAATGGAATCCTTTACCCCTTAACCTGCCTGATTTTAAGCGAGTACTGACTAAGTGGCAGCTAGAACTGGCTGATGAAGGCTGGAACTCCCTGTTCTGGAACAACCATGATCTACCAAGGGCGGTGTCTAAGTACGGGGATGACGGCAAATATCGTGTTGAATCCGCTAAGATGCTGGCGATAGCATTGCACCTGCTGAAGGGGACTCCTTATATCTATCAGGGAGAGGAAATAGGGATGACCAATGTGGCATTCGATTCCATTGATCAGTATCGCGATATAGAAACCCTTAACTTCTACAAGATGAAAACAGAGTCCGGCACTTCGCACGAAGAGATGATGGCTGCCATTTATGAAAACAGCCGTGATAATGCCCGAACCCCAATGCAGTGGGACGGGACACACACCGCAGGGTTTAGCCAGTGGGGTGAGCGGGATGGGACACACACCGTACGGGGCAAGCCATGGATTGACGTGAACCCGAATTATACACATATCAATGTGGGACAGGCACTAGAAGATAAAACCTCTATCTTTTATCACTACCAGAAACTCATACAACTGCGCAAAACGTATCCGGTGATTGTCTATGGTAGCTTTGTTCCATTGTTTGCTGAACATGAACAGGTTTTTGCCTACCTGCGTCAGGATGAGTCGCATAACATAGCTGTAATCAATAACTTCAATAGTGAAATCGTGACTATTGAGACACCTGAATGTTTGAGGGACAAACCTCTTGAGCTGCTTATTTCAAATTATGACTGTGATGGTCAGCTTGATGAGCAAATAGATCTTCAGCCATATCAGTCGATGGTATTTCTTTTGTAA
- a CDS encoding LysR family transcriptional regulator — translation MDKSQRYFLAIAQSGSFKKASEHLSISQPSLTVAIKKLENHMGVTLFHRHAKGVELTEYGVLLKQHALEQQEKQLHLMHQIEDIKQKVHGKIKLGTGEAWWELLVRKVVAQYQQSQPDSSFHLEFGNNQTLIHHLIEGELDLVIGHELTGLAEQTRVTFHPMFQDHEAIYVADNHPLLSVTDAQQQLQQFPLIRVTPSHQRHQAVLSSESARQNIISQQERAFNRVCYDIDSLTASIDMLKMSQAIMPYTEKLAGWLGQRGITTLCVNRQKVGNIGIYTKSGISSEKIELFISLLQQAVQRWDCPLSSPDSSRR, via the coding sequence ATGGACAAAAGCCAGCGATATTTCCTTGCCATTGCTCAATCAGGCAGCTTTAAAAAGGCATCAGAGCATCTTTCTATCAGCCAGCCCTCATTAACCGTGGCGATTAAAAAGCTTGAAAATCATATGGGAGTCACACTATTTCACCGCCATGCAAAAGGGGTAGAACTTACAGAATATGGCGTTCTGCTTAAACAACACGCGCTTGAACAGCAGGAGAAGCAGTTGCATCTGATGCATCAAATCGAAGATATAAAGCAAAAGGTGCACGGCAAGATAAAGCTGGGAACAGGTGAAGCATGGTGGGAGTTATTAGTAAGAAAAGTAGTGGCCCAATATCAGCAAAGTCAGCCAGACAGCTCATTTCATCTGGAATTCGGCAATAATCAAACCCTGATTCACCATCTGATTGAGGGAGAGCTGGATCTGGTGATTGGCCATGAGCTTACCGGGCTAGCAGAACAGACACGGGTCACCTTCCATCCCATGTTTCAGGATCACGAAGCCATCTATGTCGCCGACAATCACCCTCTGCTTTCAGTTACTGATGCTCAGCAGCAACTACAACAATTTCCTCTTATACGGGTAACGCCCTCTCATCAGAGGCATCAGGCGGTTTTGTCGTCAGAAAGTGCCAGACAAAACATTATCAGTCAGCAGGAACGTGCCTTTAACCGGGTCTGCTACGATATCGACTCTCTGACTGCCAGTATCGATATGCTGAAAATGTCTCAGGCAATCATGCCCTATACTGAAAAGCTAGCCGGTTGGTTGGGGCAACGGGGGATAACGACACTCTGTGTTAACCGCCAGAAGGTTGGCAATATCGGTATTTACACCAAAAGCGGCATAAGCAGCGAAAAGATTGAGCTGTTTATCAGCCTGTTGCAACAAGCTGTGCAGAGATGGGACTGTCCGCTCTCCTCCCCGGACAGTTCTCGCAGATAA
- the glgX gene encoding glycogen debranching protein GlgX, with the protein MNEMRSKPYPLGATLDDNGCNFSIYAPNDKSVSLAVFETESDYTLYPLTQQYAGIKHIYLDKIKAGTKYGYVVDTEEGPLLLSDPYAKGIAEPLTYKAPFSREKSWAMSKCVVVDSRFDWKGTTPPGIPREETVIFETHVKGCSMLNHDVSPAKQGKYLGLSSHAMLKFFKEQNINTIQLLPVAACMHEEHLLKMGKTNYWGYNPYLFMAPDPRYAVRDAVKELKTTIRELHANGIEVLLDVVYNHTAEGGEGGPVFNLKALDSKYYIKHGNHFANFTGCGNTLDLTHQPTLNLVMDTLRYWVEEYHIDGFRFDLAATLGREGDNFNYHAAFFKAVAQDPVLRNVKLIAEPWDIGPNGYQVGGFPDGWNECNDKFRDITRSFWRGDQGFLKEFATRMMGSRDLYSASRWPQKLTVNYITYHDGFTLQDLVTYKHKHNEANGENNHDGHGDNRSDNYGEEGETDNMVIKALREKQKRNFLASLLFAFGIPHILTTDILSHSQQGNNNAYCQDNEISWSSWQLTSRKMLFQKWLSDMVEARQQYMLPFVKAFSGDQRNRNRVGWRRADGEHMEHDDWNNLSAVALHLGVGQEGQELIYLINQSSAPARFKLPSDRKQQWVTVCNTNQDKVCHETVEYDMQLAPMSLAILHAKA; encoded by the coding sequence ATGAATGAAATGCGCTCAAAACCATATCCGCTAGGGGCGACCTTAGATGACAACGGATGTAATTTTTCTATTTATGCGCCCAACGACAAATCTGTTTCACTTGCCGTTTTTGAAACAGAATCTGATTACACACTGTATCCGCTCACTCAGCAGTACGCGGGTATTAAGCATATCTATCTGGATAAGATAAAAGCCGGAACAAAATACGGCTATGTTGTTGATACTGAAGAAGGCCCTCTGCTGTTGTCAGATCCCTACGCTAAAGGGATTGCAGAACCGCTGACCTATAAGGCGCCGTTCAGCCGAGAAAAAAGCTGGGCAATGAGCAAGTGCGTTGTGGTCGATAGCCGCTTCGACTGGAAAGGAACCACCCCGCCGGGAATACCACGTGAAGAGACAGTAATATTCGAGACCCATGTCAAAGGGTGCAGCATGTTAAACCATGATGTCAGCCCTGCAAAACAGGGCAAGTATCTCGGTCTTAGCAGCCATGCCATGCTCAAATTCTTTAAAGAGCAAAACATCAATACCATTCAGTTATTGCCTGTTGCTGCCTGTATGCACGAAGAGCACCTGCTAAAAATGGGTAAAACCAATTACTGGGGCTACAACCCCTATCTGTTTATGGCTCCAGACCCGCGTTATGCGGTGAGAGACGCAGTAAAAGAGCTGAAAACCACCATACGCGAGCTTCATGCCAACGGCATAGAAGTGCTGTTAGATGTGGTTTATAACCATACGGCAGAAGGCGGTGAAGGCGGCCCGGTTTTCAACCTTAAGGCACTGGACAGTAAATACTATATTAAGCACGGTAATCATTTTGCTAACTTTACCGGCTGCGGAAATACCTTAGATCTGACTCATCAGCCTACGCTGAACCTGGTGATGGATACCTTGCGCTACTGGGTAGAGGAGTATCATATTGATGGTTTCCGCTTTGATCTGGCAGCCACACTAGGTCGTGAAGGCGACAACTTCAATTATCATGCTGCCTTTTTCAAAGCTGTCGCTCAGGATCCTGTTCTCCGCAACGTTAAACTTATTGCCGAACCTTGGGATATCGGCCCTAACGGCTATCAGGTCGGTGGCTTCCCTGACGGATGGAATGAGTGTAACGATAAGTTCCGAGATATAACACGCAGCTTCTGGCGGGGCGATCAAGGCTTCCTGAAAGAGTTTGCCACCCGCATGATGGGCTCAAGGGATCTCTACAGCGCCAGCCGCTGGCCACAAAAACTGACGGTAAACTACATTACCTATCACGACGGCTTCACCCTGCAGGATCTGGTGACTTATAAACATAAGCACAATGAAGCTAACGGTGAGAATAACCACGACGGCCACGGTGATAACCGCTCTGACAACTATGGAGAAGAGGGTGAAACCGACAATATGGTGATTAAGGCGTTGCGTGAAAAGCAGAAACGTAACTTCCTTGCCAGCCTGTTATTTGCCTTTGGTATCCCGCATATTCTTACTACCGATATCCTCTCCCACTCTCAGCAGGGCAACAATAACGCCTACTGTCAGGACAACGAGATAAGCTGGTCAAGCTGGCAACTCACCTCCAGAAAAATGTTATTCCAGAAGTGGCTCAGCGATATGGTTGAGGCTCGTCAGCAGTATATGTTGCCTTTTGTTAAAGCATTCAGTGGTGATCAGCGTAACCGTAACCGTGTTGGCTGGCGACGTGCCGACGGAGAGCATATGGAGCATGATGACTGGAACAACCTGAGTGCCGTTGCTCTGCACTTGGGAGTAGGGCAAGAGGGTCAGGAGTTGATCTACTTAATCAACCAATCAAGTGCACCGGCCCGGTTTAAGCTCCCTTCTGACAGAAAACAGCAGTGGGTGACGGTTTGTAATACCAATCAGGACAAAGTGTGTCACGAAACTGTTGAGTACGATATGCAGCTGGCGCCAATGTCACTGGCCATATTGCACGCCAAAGCTTAA